The Candidatus Melainabacteria bacterium genome includes the window ATGAAGGAGTTCTACGATGTCTTCTACTGGCCGAACAACTGCACGGTGATGGTGCGCGGCGACTTCGACACCGTCGAGGCGCTCGAGCTCATCGCCAAGCACTACGGCAAGATTCCGGCGTCGCCGCATCCGATCCCGACCGTCTACACGGTGGAGCCGCCGCAGGAAGGCGAGCGCCGCTTCGAGATCAACCGCCCCGGTGACCTGCCCCGCGTCTGGGCCGGCTTCCATATCCCCCAGGCTGCTCACGAAGACACGTATGCGCTCGCTGCCATGCGTGCCGTGCTGGGCGGCAGCGGCTCCAAGTCGAGCCGTCTCTACAAGCGCCTGATCGACTCCGGTCTGTGCGCCAGTGCGTCTGCCAGCCACATGGAGCTGCGTGACCCGGGTCTGTTCATGGTCAGCGGCACCGTCTCGGCCGAGCACAGCGTCGACGAGGTCGAGGCTGCCATGTTCGACGAGGTGGCCAAGCTGGCGGCTGAGCCGGTCACGCTCGACGAGCTCAACCGCGCCAAGAACGCCAATCGCAAGAGCACCATCCTCGGTGCGCTCGACCCGATGGGCTGGGCCAACATGATCGCCGAAGGCGAGGCTTCGGTCGACTGGAAGTGGGTGATCGAGTACGACGACAACTTCGACAAGGTCACTCCGGCTGACGTGCAGCGCGTGGCGGCCAAGTACTTCGGTCGCAACAACCGCACGGTCGGTCACTTCATCCCCAAGAGCGAGGCGCCCGACGAGTCCGCTCCCGAGGCGGCTGAGTCGGTTCCCGCTGCCGCGGCTGAACCGGTGCAGGCCAAGACTTCGATGGCCGACTCGGTCGTCACCCGCACGCTCGCCAATGGCATCAAGGTGCAGGTGCAGTCGAACCGTGGTTCGGGCGCTGTCTCGATCAACGGCAAGCTGCGTGCCGGTGGCGTCTTCGGCGGCGGCGTCGAGCTGCTGCCCGAGCTGACGGCATTCCTGCTCACCCGGGGCTCGTCCAAGTACAGCAAGACCCAGGTGGCCGAGCTGCTTGAGGACATGGGTCCGGGGGCTTCCCGCCTCTCCTTCAGCCCCGACACCTTCGCCGTCAGCTTCGGCGGCACGGTCGTTGCGACTGACTTCAAGCAGTACGTCGACATCGTCGGCGACCTGCTTCGCAACCCGCTCTTCCTCGACGAGGAAGTGGCTCGCGCCAAGCAGCAGTTCGCGTCGTTCCTGACCAAGAACGCCAACAACACGGGACGTGTCGGACAGAACGCGCTCATGCGCGCCCTCTACGACAGCACCAGCCCATACTTCGGCAAGACTTACGCCGAGCTGGGTGACGAACTGGCCGGCATCACTGTCGACCGGATCCGTCAGTTCCACAGCGAGCACTACAGCCCCAAGAGCCTGATCATCTCCATCGTCGGTGACATCGATGCGGCCGAGGCGTTCGCCCTGGTCGAGTCGGTGTTCGGCGACTGGGATGGTGCAGAGCCCAAGCAGTGGGACGTCAGCCAGGGCATTCTGCCTGGCGGCAAGCGCAACCGCATCGACGTGAAGATGCCGGGCAAGAAGAACACCGACATCATCATCGGCGCTCCGGTGCCGGTGGCACGCACGGCGGCCGACTTCTGCGCGGCTCGCATCGCCGACCTGGCGCTCGGTGGCGACACCATCGGCTCGCGCCTGGGCAAGGTGGTGCGCGTCAAGCACGGTCTCACCTACGGCATCAACAGCCACTACGACGACATCAGCTTCGGCAACGCGCCCTGGCTGATCACGCTCACCGTCAACCCCGAGAACATCGACAAGGCCCTCGGTCTGGTCGACGAGGTGGTGGAGGAGTTCCTGACCGAGGGCATCTCGGATCGCGAGATGTCTGACCTGACCGAGCAGGCCGCGGCCGGCTTCCAGGTCGGGCTGCGCACCGATGCCGCCGTGGCCGGTGTGCTCAGCCAGTTCACCTTCCTCGGGCTGCCGCTCAGCGAGCTGGACAACTACCCCCAGCGCGTCAAGTCGGTGACCAAAGAAGAGGTCAACGAGGCGATCCGCAAGTACCTGCGCCTCGACGGGGCGACGACGGTGGTTTGCGGCACTTTCTGATCCGCCGATTCAAGCACAAGTAGACCAGCGGCGCCATATTGCGGCGGTGCAGGTCTGCAATGACATAAGTTCGCTGGACTTAAGCGAGGGGCTCGTGCAGAAATGCACGGGCCTTTCGTTTAGCAGAAGACATCGCACCAGATCTGGTGCAGGAAAGAGGAATTTCGCAATGCTGAAAAGCACAATCATTCGCGTACTCGCCTTCGCGGCGCTGTTCGCCTACGTCGTACCGGCAGGCTTCGCCCTGACAGGGTTCGGCGCAAGCTTCGCCTTCACGGGCGGTGTCATCGCCGCTCTCGCAGTCGGTGCCGCTTACATGGCTGCCATGTTCGTGGTGCTGGCTGCGATCGGCATCGCCAGCTCGCCCTTCAAGCTCACCGACGACAAGAAGAACAAGCTCGCTCCGCTCTGGGGCACGATCTTCTTCGTCGCCACCATGCTCTGCCTGCTCGGCGCAGGCACTATCGCTCCCTGGCTCGGGCTGACCGTCACCGGCCTCCTGCCGTCCATGATCGGCAGCGCACTGGCCATCGCCGTCATGAGCTTCACCAAGCCGAAGCTCTCCACCTAGGCTCAGTCAGCATTTGAGCTGACGACACCGCTGCAAAAGCGGTGATTGTTCCATTCATTCTGGCATACGGAGTCGCAAGATTCCCATAAGACTGGGAGACGCAGCCTCACAACCGCGTCTCCCGAAAGGTGAATATCATGTGTACACACGCAACTCATGCGGATACTCGCAATCCGCATCTCGAATCTGCTGTCTACGCCGGTCGCACCGCTGAGTTCGTGAGCAAGATGGCTCGCAACAGCGTCGCGATCATCGTCAGCAACCCGGAGCACACGCGCAGCAACGACACCCAGTTCCAGTACAGGCAGTCGTCGGATGTGCTCTACGTCAACGGCTTCCCCGAAGCCGACAGCGCCATCGTGCTCACCAACATCGGTGGCAAGGCCAAGCTGATTCTCTTCGTGCGTCCGAAGGACCGCGCTCAGGAGGTCTGGACCGGCATCCGTGTCGGTGTGGACGGGGCCAAGAAGCAGTACCTGGCCAACGAGGCTTACACGTTCGACAAGTTCGCCGCAGTCGTCGGCAAGCTGCTCGAGCGCGCCGACAGCGTCTACTACAAGTTCGGTCACAACGAACAGTTCGACAAGCAGTTCATCTCGGTCTGGCAGGAAGACCAGAAGACGCTCTTCAACCCGGAGACGGTGTTGCACGAGATGCGGCTCTTCAAGAGCGAAGCGGAGCTTGCGATCATGCGTCGCGCCGCCGAGATCTCGGCAGAGGCGCATGTGCTGGCTGCTCGTCGTCTCACGCCCGGTCTCAAGGAGTACCAGATCCGCGCCACCATGGAAGGTCACTTCCTCGAGTGCGGCGCCAGCGGCCCTGCTTACGGCAGCATCGTCGCCTCCGGCAACAACGCGGTGATTCTGCACTACACAAGCAACCGCGATACGATCCAGGACGGCGACCTGGTGCTCATCGACGCCGCGTGTGAGTATGAAGGCTACGCAGCCGACATCACTCGCACGTTCCCGGCCAACGGCAAGTTCACCGAGGCGCAGCGCGAGATCTACCAGCTCGTGCTCGACGCTCAGGAAGCGGGCATCCGTATGGCCAAGACCGGCAAGACGCTCTTTCAGGTGCATGGCGCCACGAGCAAGGTGCTGCGTCGCGGCCTGGTCAAGCTCGGCATCATCGCTCCCGAGATGGGCACCCGCAAGGGCGCCATCCGCGCCATGAAGGCCGCCAGGGCACGTGGTGACGGCTCGGAGAAGAACCTGGTCACGCTGGGCAGCTTCTTCATGCACGGCACCTCGCACTGGATGGGGCTCGACGTCCACGACGTGGGCAAGGGCAAGCGCAACCGCTCCGGCAAGGATCGCAAGATGCAGCCGGGCATGGTCTTCACGGTCGAGCCTGGCATCTACATCGACAAGGACGACACGCGCGTGCCCGAGAAGTATCGCGGCATCGGCGTGCGTATCGAAGATGACGTCGTCATCACCGCCGATGGCTGCGAGGTGCTCACCACCGGTGTGCCCAAGACCATCGACGCAATCGAGCAGCTGATGAGCGAAGCGGCAGCGCAACGCTAACTCGGCTGCAATCTCAAGGGGGCGGTCGGACTCGAGAGAGCCGACCGCCTCTTACGAGACTGAGCCCCCGGGTCACTATCAGCACCACGGGAATCTAAACTTAACCACTTCACTCGCTGCGCTCTGCGTCTAAGAGTGGCTGATTCTCAGGATTTCCGCCTATGACCAAAATCGTTAAACAACTCGGGCATCACCCCGTTGTTGTCACTGGTTTGTTCGCTACCTTCCTCGTGACGGTGGCAAGCATGCTGCTCTGCTTCGTAGAACCGACTGCCTTCCCCACTTTCTGGGACGGCACCTGGTACAGCATCACGACGATCACGACAATCGGCTACGGCGACATCGTGCCGCATACTGCCGCAGGGCGCGTGATCAGCGTTTTCTTGATTCTGAGCGGCATCAGCCTGGCCGGCGTGCTGATCGGACTGGTATCGGAAATGGTGCGGGAGTGGGTGCTCAAATCCAATCACGTCAGCATGCGAGACCTGTCCGAAGGGCTGGAAGAGAACAAGCGGCTGCTCACCGAGTTGCTCGCCGAACGCAAGCTGCAAAACGAGCTTTTGCGGAAGCTGCTTACGGAGCGCGACGAAAAACGGCGCGAACCACCGACAAGCGACTGACGACCTGCAGGTTGCACCAATGGTGGTGCACTGCTCAACCCAGAGAACCTGTGCAGCCATGCTGACCAGGCTTTTTCACTAACTATAAATCGCGAATCCAATCGCGAGAGGAGATGATTTATGTTCGACTCAAATCCCAAGGATCCGAAGGATCCGACTGACCCCACGCCCAATTTGAACACACCCTGGAACCTGGTCAAGGTTGCCATCGCGGTCGTGCTCTACAGCATGGTGCAGTGTGCATACAGCCAGTTCAACGCCATCGTCGACTGGACCAAGTCACCTGACTCGAGCACCATTCACACTGTGATCGAGTCGCTCAAGCCGTCACTGACACTGGGCGCCATCCGCGGCTGCATGCTCGCGGTCATGGCCGTGATCATGGTGTGGCTGGGACCAGCACTGTGGGCCATCGTCGGTCCCGTGCTGGCAGCTGCCATGCGTGGTCTGATTCGCTACGTCGCGGCGTTCTCGCGTGCGATCCGGGCAGTCACCAATGAGAAGTGCGCCGGCGGTGAAAAGGGTGACCCGAGCAAGGGTGACCCCACCAAGGGCGGACCGACCAAGTCGTGACAGCCATGATTACTACTCGTCGACTTTGAAACGCCCGGGCGCGTTTCAGGTCGACGAGCTTTTAAAGCACTGGCGCTTCGGCGCCACTGCTTTTTGGATCTACTTACTAATGCATACAGTATTACAACGGCAGTTATCAGACGCCCGAAGCAAGAAAAACTCGTCTAAAATGGCATTTTGCTCCGGGCGCATACGTCGGCGCCAAGCGGGGCATAATGACGTGGACTGAACAGGGGTTATAGATGCTAAACCAGGGCGCACTTTCACTGCAGCCGAATCGCGGCAACGGGCTGCCCGATATGGCCGAACTGCATAGATTGCTCTCCCAGGCATTGGGACGCAGAGGGCAACACATTCAGACTTCCTGGCGATCACCGGATAAGTCGTCAGACTTCATTCTCGACGTAATCAGCAACACCAATGGCGGTGACCCGAAGTGGCGGCTATTCAAAGAGCAACACGGCAATCGTGTGCTCCTTTTTGATTATCCAAGTGTCGATGTTCTTCTGGTGCACAACTTCATGGTCTCTTCTTGCGCCGACGCACAGGCGAAAAAGCCAGCAGCCAAGCCGACCTCACAGGTAATAGTTCCAGACACGCCGCCACCATTCATGGGCACTGCGGAACCGGCAGAAGGTCAGAAGAAAGCCAGTCCGTCGAATGCACCCGGCATTCCCAGCAGCGGCACAATCGAGGAACATCCCC containing:
- a CDS encoding M24 family metallopeptidase, which produces MCTHATHADTRNPHLESAVYAGRTAEFVSKMARNSVAIIVSNPEHTRSNDTQFQYRQSSDVLYVNGFPEADSAIVLTNIGGKAKLILFVRPKDRAQEVWTGIRVGVDGAKKQYLANEAYTFDKFAAVVGKLLERADSVYYKFGHNEQFDKQFISVWQEDQKTLFNPETVLHEMRLFKSEAELAIMRRAAEISAEAHVLAARRLTPGLKEYQIRATMEGHFLECGASGPAYGSIVASGNNAVILHYTSNRDTIQDGDLVLIDAACEYEGYAADITRTFPANGKFTEAQREIYQLVLDAQEAGIRMAKTGKTLFQVHGATSKVLRRGLVKLGIIAPEMGTRKGAIRAMKAARARGDGSEKNLVTLGSFFMHGTSHWMGLDVHDVGKGKRNRSGKDRKMQPGMVFTVEPGIYIDKDDTRVPEKYRGIGVRIEDDVVITADGCEVLTTGVPKTIDAIEQLMSEAAAQR
- a CDS encoding insulinase family protein, yielding MSDKIKALGFSKVQEAKGIVEYRLDSNGLKVLLSENHAKPVVTFMALFHVGSRNEAVGFTGSTHFLEHLMFKGTPAHNPQDGNGVFEMMKPLGNLLNATTWFDRTNYFECVPAEHLPLCIELEADRMRNLMLRVDDRNSEMTVVRNEMERGENEPDRVMMGEMFAVAFREHPYHHPTIGWRSDVEGVSLERMKEFYDVFYWPNNCTVMVRGDFDTVEALELIAKHYGKIPASPHPIPTVYTVEPPQEGERRFEINRPGDLPRVWAGFHIPQAAHEDTYALAAMRAVLGGSGSKSSRLYKRLIDSGLCASASASHMELRDPGLFMVSGTVSAEHSVDEVEAAMFDEVAKLAAEPVTLDELNRAKNANRKSTILGALDPMGWANMIAEGEASVDWKWVIEYDDNFDKVTPADVQRVAAKYFGRNNRTVGHFIPKSEAPDESAPEAAESVPAAAAEPVQAKTSMADSVVTRTLANGIKVQVQSNRGSGAVSINGKLRAGGVFGGGVELLPELTAFLLTRGSSKYSKTQVAELLEDMGPGASRLSFSPDTFAVSFGGTVVATDFKQYVDIVGDLLRNPLFLDEEVARAKQQFASFLTKNANNTGRVGQNALMRALYDSTSPYFGKTYAELGDELAGITVDRIRQFHSEHYSPKSLIISIVGDIDAAEAFALVESVFGDWDGAEPKQWDVSQGILPGGKRNRIDVKMPGKKNTDIIIGAPVPVARTAADFCAARIADLALGGDTIGSRLGKVVRVKHGLTYGINSHYDDISFGNAPWLITLTVNPENIDKALGLVDEVVEEFLTEGISDREMSDLTEQAAAGFQVGLRTDAAVAGVLSQFTFLGLPLSELDNYPQRVKSVTKEEVNEAIRKYLRLDGATTVVCGTF